In the Paraburkholderia caribensis genome, one interval contains:
- the valS gene encoding valine--tRNA ligase produces MIQTNRRMDRAIPEKPELEGLEAKWSSYWEAKRTYAFDRTATRESVFSIDTPPPTVSGSLHVGHVFSYTHTDIIARFQRMTGKMVFYPMGWDDNGLPTERRVENFYGVVCDSQLAYQPDFRAPDKVPAQRAFFKRISRRNFIELCHQLTAIDEAAFRELFMRLGLSVDRDFSYTTIGTRAQRISQRALLRNLRRGELYQQEAPCLWDITFQTAVAQAELEDREIDGAWHDLRFIDAAGKDVIVSTTRPELLAACVALVVHPDDERYYPIIGTRVHCPLFGFDVPVMTHGLATPEKGSGIAMVCTFGDLTDVIWWRELALPTRSIICEDGRLRADTPEWITSGEATRAYAQIAGRPVPEARREIASQLALAGCLIGSARPIRHAVKFFEKGDRPLEIVATRQWYLRNGGRDPMLREALLARGAELRWHPPFMGSRYANWVSGLNGDWLISRQRVFGVPIPLWYPLDAECQPDYGAPIQPDEATLPVDPQSEVPPGYRADQRDQPGGFIGERDIMDTWATSSLTPQIATGWGEPDGCFELVYPMDLRPQAHDIIRTWLFSTVVRSHLESTRLPWMHATLSGWILDPDRKKMSKSKGNVVTPVALLDAHGSDGVRYWAALGRPGMDAAFDERQMRNGRRLALKLLHVSRFVLGFDESPDLPVTEALDRAMIARLTEVVTQATEALQTFDHSKALEYIEAYFWWFCDDYVELVKNRAREDNPRSRSAHHALASALSVLQRLLAPFLPFAAEECWSWWQSGSIHRAAWPDAASLQALAGKSANSELCIIISDVLREVRRAKSEAKVSMKAGVSIVRVSDTATRLAALREASDDLRDAGHIGELMMTASAPPCVEVTL; encoded by the coding sequence ATGATTCAAACAAATCGGCGCATGGATCGCGCCATTCCGGAGAAGCCGGAACTGGAAGGACTTGAAGCTAAGTGGTCGTCATACTGGGAAGCAAAGCGTACTTATGCTTTCGACCGCACTGCCACACGCGAATCGGTGTTTTCGATCGACACACCTCCGCCGACGGTGTCCGGCTCGTTGCACGTCGGCCACGTGTTCAGCTACACGCATACCGACATCATCGCGCGCTTCCAGCGCATGACCGGCAAGATGGTGTTCTATCCGATGGGATGGGACGACAATGGTCTGCCGACCGAACGCCGCGTGGAGAATTTTTATGGTGTCGTCTGCGACTCTCAGCTCGCCTATCAACCCGACTTTCGTGCACCGGATAAGGTGCCAGCGCAGCGCGCATTCTTCAAAAGGATCAGTCGCCGCAATTTCATTGAGCTATGCCACCAGCTGACCGCCATCGACGAAGCCGCGTTTCGTGAATTGTTCATGCGGCTTGGTCTCTCGGTCGACAGGGATTTCAGCTACACGACAATCGGTACGCGGGCGCAGCGCATCAGTCAGCGCGCGCTTCTGCGCAATTTGCGACGCGGGGAGCTCTATCAGCAGGAAGCACCTTGCTTATGGGACATCACGTTTCAGACGGCTGTGGCTCAGGCGGAACTCGAAGACCGCGAGATCGATGGCGCATGGCACGACCTGCGTTTCATTGATGCGGCGGGTAAAGACGTGATCGTGTCCACCACCAGGCCCGAACTGCTTGCCGCATGCGTCGCGCTTGTCGTGCATCCGGATGACGAGCGGTATTACCCGATCATCGGGACTCGCGTGCACTGCCCGTTGTTCGGGTTCGACGTCCCAGTGATGACCCACGGACTCGCTACCCCCGAAAAGGGTTCGGGAATCGCGATGGTCTGTACGTTCGGCGACCTGACCGACGTGATCTGGTGGCGCGAACTGGCACTGCCGACGCGTAGCATCATCTGCGAGGATGGCCGTCTGCGCGCTGATACGCCCGAATGGATTACCTCCGGCGAAGCCACCCGGGCGTATGCGCAGATTGCGGGCAGGCCGGTGCCCGAAGCGCGTCGAGAGATCGCAAGTCAGCTTGCCTTGGCTGGCTGCTTGATCGGCTCAGCACGCCCGATCCGTCATGCCGTCAAATTCTTCGAGAAGGGCGACAGACCTTTGGAGATCGTCGCAACGCGCCAATGGTATCTGCGTAACGGCGGCCGCGACCCAATGCTGCGCGAGGCGTTGCTCGCGCGTGGAGCCGAACTTCGCTGGCATCCCCCGTTCATGGGTAGCCGCTACGCCAACTGGGTGAGCGGCCTCAATGGCGACTGGCTCATCAGCCGTCAGCGAGTGTTCGGCGTGCCGATTCCACTGTGGTATCCACTGGATGCAGAGTGCCAGCCCGATTACGGTGCACCGATTCAACCCGATGAAGCGACGCTACCCGTTGACCCGCAATCGGAAGTTCCACCCGGCTACCGCGCAGATCAGCGCGACCAACCCGGTGGCTTCATTGGCGAGAGGGACATCATGGATACATGGGCGACAAGTTCACTTACGCCGCAGATTGCCACCGGTTGGGGCGAACCGGATGGATGCTTCGAACTTGTGTATCCCATGGACCTACGTCCGCAGGCACACGACATCATCCGGACATGGCTGTTCTCGACCGTTGTGCGCTCGCATCTGGAGAGCACACGTTTGCCATGGATGCACGCGACGCTGTCCGGTTGGATTCTTGATCCGGACCGCAAGAAGATGTCGAAATCGAAGGGCAACGTGGTAACGCCAGTTGCGTTGCTGGACGCGCACGGCTCGGATGGCGTTCGTTACTGGGCTGCGCTTGGACGCCCGGGCATGGACGCAGCCTTTGACGAAAGGCAGATGCGAAACGGGCGCCGCCTCGCGCTGAAACTTCTGCACGTCTCAAGATTCGTGCTCGGCTTCGACGAGTCCCCAGATTTGCCGGTCACGGAGGCGCTTGATCGGGCAATGATTGCGCGTCTGACCGAGGTCGTGACACAGGCAACCGAGGCGTTGCAGACGTTCGACCACAGCAAGGCGCTCGAATACATCGAGGCATATTTCTGGTGGTTTTGCGATGATTACGTCGAGTTGGTCAAGAACCGCGCACGCGAAGACAATCCGCGGTCCCGATCAGCACATCATGCGCTGGCCTCCGCCCTGTCGGTATTGCAGCGGCTGCTCGCACCGTTCCTTCCGTTCGCCGCCGAAGAGTGCTGGTCATGGTGGCAGTCGGGATCGATACATCGTGCAGCATGGCCCGACGCCGCCTCGCTCCAGGCGCTGGCGGGGAAGAGCGCGAACAGCGAGCTTTGCATCATCATTTCGGACGTGCTCCGCGAAGTCCGCCGGGCGAAGTCAGAGGCAAAAGTGTCGATGAAAGCGGGGGTTTCAATCGTGCGAGTCAGCGATACGGCAACGCGTCTCGCAGCACTGCGGGAAGCGTCAGACGATCTGCGCGACGCTGGACATATTGGCGAGTTGATGATGACCGCCTCGGCGCCGCCTTGCGTCGAAGTGACGCTCTGA
- the argC gene encoding N-acetyl-gamma-glutamyl-phosphate reductase yields the protein MSSPLIFIDGDQGTTGLQIHERLRGRADLNVFALAASERKDPRRRAQAINDCDIAILCLPDAAAREAVSAIVNPSVRVIDASSAYRTHPEWTYGFPEMAPGQAARIANARRVTNPGCYPTGAIGLLRPLVQAGLVPASYPISIHAVSGYSGRGRAGVEAYEGADAVNAPALQVYGLELAHKHPPEIQQHVGLAQRPIFVPAYGAFRQGIVLTVPLALRLLAPGAEGATLHACLARHYAGAAHVHVLPLHESRVLTHLDPQLLNGTSDMQLSVFPNLEHGHVLLSAVFDNLGKGASGAAVQNLNLMLKKQ from the coding sequence ATGAGCTCCCCCCTGATTTTCATCGACGGCGACCAAGGCACTACCGGGTTGCAAATCCACGAACGGCTGCGCGGCCGGGCTGACCTCAACGTGTTCGCGCTCGCCGCGTCGGAACGCAAAGACCCACGGCGTCGTGCGCAAGCCATCAATGACTGCGACATCGCCATCCTCTGTTTGCCCGATGCCGCCGCACGCGAGGCGGTGAGCGCAATCGTCAATCCCTCCGTCAGGGTCATCGACGCAAGTTCCGCCTACCGCACACATCCGGAATGGACATATGGCTTCCCGGAAATGGCACCGGGCCAAGCCGCGCGCATCGCGAACGCGCGACGGGTCACCAATCCCGGATGCTATCCCACCGGCGCGATTGGTCTGTTGCGTCCCCTGGTGCAAGCCGGGCTGGTCCCAGCCAGCTACCCAATCAGCATTCATGCGGTTTCCGGCTACTCCGGACGCGGGCGTGCCGGCGTTGAAGCGTATGAGGGGGCGGATGCCGTCAACGCGCCGGCATTACAGGTCTATGGCCTGGAGCTCGCGCACAAGCACCCCCCGGAAATCCAGCAGCATGTTGGGCTTGCGCAGCGTCCCATCTTCGTTCCGGCGTATGGCGCGTTCCGCCAGGGTATCGTATTGACGGTGCCGCTCGCGTTGAGGCTGCTAGCCCCCGGCGCGGAGGGCGCCACGCTCCACGCATGCCTGGCCCGCCACTACGCCGGGGCGGCTCATGTACACGTGCTGCCTTTGCACGAATCGCGCGTTTTAACGCATCTGGATCCGCAACTACTGAACGGTACGAGCGACATGCAATTAAGCGTATTTCCTAACTTGGAGCACGGGCACGTCCTGCTATCCGCGGTTTTCGACAATCTCGGCAAAGGCGCGTCCGGCGCCGCGGTTCAGAATCTGAACCTGATGCTCAAAAAGCAATAG
- a CDS encoding P-loop NTPase family protein, which yields MNLARTVVIGNSGSGKSWFSEQLAISLGGTWVDLDLLNWEPGGYNLARKREKVIAMARVAAAEERWVIEGIYGWIVSEILPAASALVWIDVDEAECVANIRQRGMRRGADAQSFAELLDWAKS from the coding sequence ATGAACTTGGCCAGGACTGTGGTAATTGGAAATTCGGGCTCCGGGAAAAGCTGGTTTTCGGAGCAGCTTGCAATCTCGCTCGGCGGCACCTGGGTCGACCTTGACCTGCTCAACTGGGAGCCAGGCGGCTACAATTTGGCCAGGAAGCGAGAGAAAGTAATCGCAATGGCACGGGTCGCGGCCGCCGAAGAGCGTTGGGTAATTGAAGGCATCTACGGCTGGATCGTTTCAGAGATTCTGCCGGCCGCGTCTGCACTTGTCTGGATAGATGTGGACGAAGCTGAATGTGTCGCGAACATCCGCCAACGTGGAATGCGACGCGGCGCGGATGCGCAGTCGTTCGCAGAATTGCTGGATTGGGCCAAGTCGTAA
- a CDS encoding MFS transporter — protein sequence MASADLAAVPRQPAIRQKWKTVILASLGGSLEIYDFIIYGIFAREIARQFFPATDPLASLISTFSVFAIGYVSRPLGGIVLSSLGDRYGRRVIFLVSVLAMSAATIGIGLIPGYASIGVLAPVLLVLLRLAQGFFLAGELPCSITYVVEEIPVRASLVSGLVIFCLNSGVLTATLISLALHALLSAADVLAYGWRIAFIFGGVIGLVSYWLRTSLEESNEYQRLKSHKVKRPFRKVLTDFPKQVAIGVGVAGIVNASNSLLFVVLPSYLTTVLHYAPTAVSAGQNLGIATMSASLLFFGWLGDSVPSRHWHRIGSLVMLLGSYPFYRLVAAHEIDPLLAFVVIGVVGGFVNGAYAYLLADLFPTNVRFSGIALSLNLATVVFTGITPLVVTQLLHHTGALTAPGIFLTGVALIALIAGVFVGRFGGQIERVTQ from the coding sequence ATGGCCTCAGCAGACCTCGCGGCGGTTCCGCGCCAGCCAGCGATCAGACAGAAGTGGAAGACGGTGATTCTCGCGAGCCTCGGTGGCTCGCTGGAGATTTACGACTTCATCATCTACGGCATATTCGCGCGTGAAATTGCCCGCCAGTTTTTTCCCGCTACGGATCCGCTCGCGTCGCTGATCAGCACGTTTAGCGTGTTCGCGATCGGTTATGTATCGCGTCCGCTCGGCGGCATCGTGCTCAGCAGTCTCGGCGATCGCTACGGGCGGCGGGTGATCTTTCTCGTGTCGGTACTCGCGATGTCGGCGGCGACGATCGGTATCGGGCTGATTCCGGGTTACGCATCGATCGGCGTACTGGCGCCTGTGCTGCTGGTGCTGCTGCGTCTCGCGCAAGGCTTCTTTCTGGCAGGCGAATTGCCGTGTTCGATTACCTATGTTGTCGAAGAGATTCCGGTACGCGCGAGTCTCGTGAGCGGCCTTGTTATCTTCTGCCTGAATTCTGGCGTGCTGACAGCGACGCTGATCAGCCTCGCTCTGCATGCGCTGCTGAGTGCCGCCGATGTGCTGGCCTATGGCTGGCGTATAGCGTTTATTTTCGGCGGCGTGATTGGGCTCGTGTCGTACTGGCTGCGCACGTCGCTAGAAGAGTCGAATGAATATCAGCGGCTCAAGAGCCACAAGGTCAAACGTCCATTCCGGAAAGTGCTGACCGATTTCCCGAAACAAGTGGCGATCGGTGTCGGTGTAGCTGGGATCGTGAATGCATCGAACAGTCTGCTTTTCGTCGTGCTGCCGTCATATCTGACGACGGTTCTGCACTACGCACCCACGGCAGTCAGCGCCGGGCAGAACCTCGGCATCGCGACGATGTCAGCTTCGCTGCTGTTCTTTGGATGGCTCGGCGATTCAGTGCCTTCGCGTCATTGGCATCGCATCGGATCGCTGGTGATGCTGCTCGGCAGCTATCCGTTTTATAGGCTGGTGGCCGCGCATGAGATCGATCCGTTGCTTGCGTTCGTGGTGATTGGCGTTGTCGGTGGCTTTGTGAACGGCGCGTATGCGTATCTGCTTGCGGATCTCTTTCCGACTAACGTGCGTTTCAGTGGCATCGCGCTATCGCTCAACCTTGCGACTGTGGTCTTCACGGGTATCACGCCGCTGGTCGTCACGCAATTGCTGCATCACACGGGCGCATTGACGGCGCCTGGCATCTTCCTGACGGGTGTTGCGCTGATCGCGTTGATTGCGGGTGTGTTCGTTGGACGCTTTGGCGGACAGATAGAACGCGTGACGCAGTGA
- a CDS encoding LysR family transcriptional regulator, with product MDPIERFFQAGLKLSHLRLLTMFDSLGQIRLVAEKLNVTQPAISKQLAELEAGLGVPVLARVGNRLFFTPVGETLMKRAREVFHQLEQARFEVDALTSGISGKVSVGAVATVMPVFAPELVVELKKRAPHVNVSFFEATSDRLFPMLAAGALDFVLSRTGPPRAEAAAFASRAVLDDPIVVVCGRDHPLAARRTISAVDLMGLPWILPPREAPTFLALQEWMHEHALEFPDGCVQSISLQANEAMIAAYPFLALMPLAVARQGVNREKLAILPLEGTRFLETVQLFYNHTSANPVLQVVLSCIETAEKRISTALLI from the coding sequence ATGGATCCCATCGAGCGCTTTTTTCAGGCCGGGCTCAAGCTCAGCCACCTGCGCCTGCTCACGATGTTCGACAGCCTCGGGCAAATCCGGCTGGTCGCCGAAAAGCTCAACGTCACGCAGCCCGCCATATCGAAGCAGCTCGCGGAACTGGAAGCGGGGCTAGGCGTCCCTGTGTTGGCGCGCGTCGGCAATCGCCTGTTCTTCACGCCTGTCGGCGAGACGCTGATGAAGCGCGCTCGCGAAGTGTTCCATCAACTCGAACAGGCGCGCTTCGAAGTCGATGCGCTGACGAGCGGCATCTCCGGCAAGGTGTCCGTCGGCGCGGTGGCGACGGTCATGCCCGTGTTTGCGCCGGAACTCGTGGTCGAGTTGAAAAAACGCGCGCCGCATGTGAACGTGAGCTTCTTCGAGGCCACTAGCGACCGACTCTTTCCGATGCTCGCCGCCGGCGCGCTCGACTTCGTGCTGAGCCGTACCGGTCCGCCCCGTGCGGAAGCGGCGGCGTTCGCGTCGCGTGCTGTTCTGGATGATCCAATCGTGGTGGTGTGCGGACGCGATCATCCGCTCGCTGCGCGCCGCACTATCAGCGCCGTCGATCTCATGGGACTCCCGTGGATCCTGCCGCCGCGCGAAGCGCCCACGTTCCTCGCATTGCAGGAATGGATGCATGAGCACGCCCTCGAGTTTCCCGATGGATGCGTGCAGTCCATCTCGTTGCAGGCAAACGAGGCGATGATCGCCGCCTATCCCTTCCTCGCGCTGATGCCGCTTGCAGTCGCGCGACAGGGCGTGAACCGCGAGAAACTCGCGATCCTTCCGCTAGAAGGCACACGCTTTCTGGAGACTGTGCAGCTCTTTTATAACCACACGTCGGCGAATCCTGTCTTGCAGGTCGTGCTGAGTTGCATAGAGACAGCTGAAAAGCGAATCTCGACCGCGCTACTCATCTAA
- a CDS encoding FAD-binding oxidoreductase, giving the protein MPQHDTDALYIALVEALGADCVSLDAAVAEAHAGDWSDAPRMRPRMTLLPRTPEDVAGALRVVGKHQQTVVVQGGLTGLAGGATPKAGEVALSLARVNAIESFDRIGGTVTVQAGVLLEQLQTFVEAEGWFFPLDLGARGTCQIGGNAATNAGGNRVIRFGTMRDLILGLEVALPDGTMLSMMNRVTKNTTGIDLKQLFIGSEGTLGVITRIVLKLEPKPSAANTALCAVASFDDATRLLKYLRGRLANLSSFELMWQDFMSAAMDIAHLKAPFGDAYPVYLLIETLGESDEDDRRTLEQTLERMLDDGIVQDVIIAQSIEHAKQLWAYRETIGELLSKLKPHAAFDIGIPMDRMDGFVETARMSLSARFPQQTHLFFGHLGDGNLHLLSGPYAHAGDLLKVEELIYAAVSEAQGCISAEHGIGVIKQPFLHYSRSSTELDLMQRLKTLLDPAGILNVGRVTK; this is encoded by the coding sequence ATGCCTCAACACGATACCGACGCGCTGTATATCGCGCTCGTAGAAGCACTGGGTGCGGATTGCGTTTCACTGGACGCGGCCGTTGCCGAAGCGCACGCGGGCGACTGGAGCGATGCGCCGCGTATGCGGCCACGAATGACCTTGCTGCCGCGCACGCCGGAAGATGTTGCGGGCGCGTTGCGCGTGGTGGGTAAGCATCAACAGACTGTCGTCGTACAGGGCGGGTTGACGGGACTGGCAGGCGGCGCGACGCCGAAGGCGGGTGAAGTAGCGTTGTCGCTTGCGCGTGTCAATGCGATCGAATCGTTCGACAGGATCGGCGGAACGGTTACCGTGCAGGCCGGTGTACTGCTAGAACAGTTGCAGACCTTCGTCGAGGCGGAAGGCTGGTTCTTTCCGCTCGATCTCGGCGCGCGCGGCACCTGCCAGATCGGAGGCAATGCGGCGACGAACGCGGGCGGCAACCGCGTGATCCGCTTCGGCACGATGCGCGATCTGATTCTCGGGCTCGAAGTCGCGCTGCCCGACGGCACGATGCTGTCGATGATGAACCGCGTCACGAAGAATACGACGGGCATCGATCTCAAGCAGCTTTTTATCGGCTCTGAAGGCACGCTGGGCGTCATTACGCGGATCGTGCTGAAGCTGGAACCGAAGCCTTCGGCGGCGAATACGGCACTGTGCGCGGTCGCATCGTTCGACGATGCAACGCGCCTTCTGAAGTACCTGCGCGGGCGGCTGGCAAATCTCTCTTCGTTCGAACTGATGTGGCAGGACTTCATGAGCGCGGCGATGGATATCGCGCATCTGAAGGCGCCATTCGGCGACGCCTATCCGGTGTATTTGCTGATCGAAACTTTGGGTGAGTCCGATGAGGACGACCGGCGCACGCTCGAACAGACGCTCGAACGTATGCTCGACGACGGCATTGTTCAGGACGTGATCATTGCGCAATCCATCGAACACGCGAAACAGCTATGGGCCTATCGCGAGACGATTGGTGAATTGCTGTCGAAACTCAAGCCTCACGCGGCATTCGATATCGGCATTCCGATGGATCGGATGGATGGTTTTGTCGAAACCGCACGCATGTCTTTGAGCGCACGCTTTCCGCAGCAGACGCATCTGTTCTTCGGTCATCTCGGCGATGGGAATTTGCATCTGCTGTCCGGTCCATACGCGCACGCCGGCGACTTACTGAAAGTCGAAGAACTGATCTATGCAGCCGTCAGTGAAGCGCAAGGTTGCATTTCTGCGGAACATGGCATCGGCGTAATCAAGCAGCCGTTTTTGCATTACAGCCGTTCTTCAACCGAGCTCGACCTCATGCAGAGGCTCAAGACATTGCTGGATCCTGCGGGCATTCTCAACGTGGGACGCGTTACGAAGTGA
- a CDS encoding sulfatase-like hydrolase/transferase, with protein sequence MKPTNVLFILSDEHQHNLMGCAGHPVIKTPSLDALAQRGTRFSNAYTPSPICVPARASLATGRYVHEIRCWDNAIAYDGSSPGWAQHLSANGVLTESIGKLHYKSDASPVGFRRQHHAVHILDGIGQVWGSVRNPMPETMGRSPLYDKMGPGMSDYNRFDMRVADTACGWLNEHADDDKPWVLFVGLVAPHFPLVVPQEFLDLYDPREIGLPLLHPSTGYVRHPWVERQARHMDHDAAIGSDERRRLAVACYYALVSFLDAQVGKVLAALCESGLDDSTTIIYSSDHGDNLGKRGMWNKCLMYRESTGVPMVVAGPAIPAGKVSETPVSLVDIQNTLLECTGCDAAVIDGPGESLVELACAEDDTGRLAFSEYHAVGSESAAYMLADSRYKYHHYLGMKPELFDVKNDPEELRDLASFPEYADLLAYFERQLRALLDPEAADAAAKADQDRLVEAFGGREAALRTGTPAATPVPVE encoded by the coding sequence ATGAAACCCACAAACGTCCTCTTCATCCTGTCCGACGAGCATCAGCACAACCTGATGGGCTGCGCCGGACACCCGGTCATCAAGACGCCCTCGCTCGATGCGCTCGCGCAGCGCGGCACGCGCTTCAGCAACGCGTACACGCCATCGCCAATCTGCGTGCCCGCTCGCGCGAGTCTCGCGACGGGGCGCTATGTCCACGAGATCCGCTGCTGGGACAACGCGATTGCCTACGACGGCAGTTCGCCGGGCTGGGCGCAGCATCTGTCGGCGAATGGCGTGCTGACGGAATCGATCGGCAAGCTACACTACAAGTCGGACGCGTCGCCCGTCGGATTTCGCCGGCAGCATCACGCGGTGCATATCCTCGATGGCATCGGCCAGGTGTGGGGTTCGGTGCGCAATCCGATGCCCGAAACGATGGGCCGCTCGCCGCTGTACGACAAGATGGGCCCTGGCATGTCCGACTACAACCGCTTCGACATGCGCGTCGCCGATACAGCATGTGGCTGGCTCAATGAGCACGCCGACGACGACAAGCCCTGGGTGCTGTTCGTCGGGCTCGTCGCGCCGCACTTTCCGCTCGTCGTGCCGCAGGAATTTCTCGATCTCTACGATCCGCGCGAGATCGGTCTGCCTCTGTTGCATCCATCGACGGGATACGTGCGGCATCCGTGGGTCGAGCGTCAGGCACGGCATATGGATCACGACGCGGCGATCGGCAGCGATGAGCGCCGCCGTCTTGCCGTTGCGTGCTATTACGCGCTGGTGTCGTTCCTCGACGCGCAGGTCGGCAAGGTGCTCGCGGCACTGTGCGAAAGCGGACTCGACGATTCGACGACGATCATCTATAGCAGCGATCACGGCGACAATCTCGGCAAGCGCGGCATGTGGAACAAATGCCTGATGTACCGCGAATCGACGGGTGTGCCGATGGTCGTCGCGGGTCCTGCCATTCCGGCGGGGAAGGTGAGCGAAACGCCTGTGTCGCTGGTGGATATCCAGAACACACTGCTCGAATGCACGGGCTGCGATGCGGCGGTGATCGATGGTCCGGGCGAGTCTCTGGTCGAACTCGCGTGCGCGGAAGACGATACCGGGCGTCTCGCGTTCAGCGAATATCACGCGGTCGGATCGGAAAGCGCAGCGTATATGCTCGCGGATAGCCGCTACAAGTATCACCATTATCTCGGCATGAAGCCGGAATTGTTCGATGTGAAGAATGATCCGGAAGAACTGCGCGATCTTGCGTCGTTTCCCGAATACGCCGACTTGCTGGCGTATTTCGAACGACAGCTTCGCGCACTGCTTGATCCCGAGGCCGCCGATGCCGCCGCGAAAGCCGATCAGGACAGACTGGTCGAAGCATTCGGCGGCAGGGAAGCGGCGCTGCGAACGGGCACACCTGCGGCGACGCCCGTGCCGGTTGAATAG